The following are encoded together in the Fundidesulfovibrio putealis DSM 16056 genome:
- a CDS encoding HPr family phosphocarrier protein — protein sequence MPDIHSPPAPPVRDDSPDCCVRLVCVMNEQGLHARPAAKLAQTALRFTSDVSITMGTQTVDAKSILDILTLAAGNGANLELRAQGCDAQEALDALADLFKNRFQ from the coding sequence ATGCCCGACATACATTCCCCCCCCGCTCCGCCCGTCCGGGACGACAGCCCGGACTGCTGCGTCCGTCTGGTCTGCGTGATGAACGAACAGGGTCTGCACGCGCGCCCGGCGGCCAAGCTGGCCCAGACGGCCCTGCGCTTCACGTCCGACGTCTCCATCACCATGGGGACCCAGACCGTTGACGCGAAATCCATCCTGGACATCCTGACCCTGGCGGCAGGCAACGGGGCCAACCTCGAACTGCGCGCCCAGGGCTGCGACGCCCAGGAAGCACTGGACGCACTGGCCGACCTGTTCAAAAATCGTTTCCAGTAA